DNA from Microbacterium foliorum:
GGAGGCGATGTCGATGCGCGGACCGGCGATCTCCCCGAGGTAGAGCTCCAGCATCCCGTCGGAGTGGGCGATCGAGACTTCGATGGGGAAGCCGCCCGAGGGGGCACGGAGGGCCTCGACGTCGTCGACCCCGCGGGTCACGGCGGCGGCGCGCGGCGGCAGCAGCGCGGGTCCGGCGTCGGCGTCGGTCGCAGGCCGGGAGAGGCGCCAGAATCCGGTCTCGGCGACGAGGGGGATCGACTCCTCGCCGTCGTCACCGGCGAGGACGGCGGTCGCCGCGTAGTTGAGGAAGGCTCCGCCGTCGTGGCTGAAGCTCACCCGATGGGTGAACTCGCCCTGCAGACGATCGTCACCGACGGGGTAGTCGATGACGCCGGTGCCCTCCCAGACGCCGAGGAGCCACGAGAGCGGCGCGAGGTCGGCGGGGAGATCGGTGGGCAGCTCGAGCACGACGCTCAGCGCTGACCGCGGAAGAGGTTGCGCAGCACGACGACCGAGACGAACACGATCGCGAGGCTCGCCAGGCCGAGCAGGCCGATGAAGAAGAGTTCGAGCGCCAGGAGATCCATGTCGCCCACTTTACCCTCCGCGCGCACGGGTGTCTCCCGGGCGGGTCGGATGTCTCGCGGACGGGTCAGGTGACCAGCGCCGCCAGGCCGAATCCGATGGAGATGACGCCCATCAGCAGCAGCGCCCCGATCGTGCTCCCGCCGACGCGGAGGATGAACCCCTGCGTGCGCCCGTACCAGAGCTGCGTGGCGAAGGAGAGCAGGACGATCCCCCCGAATGCCACGATCAGCCAGGGGACGCGCCACTCCGACGAGACGAAGACGCCCACCCCGATGGACGCGACGACGGCGACCGCCCAGACGATGAGGACACCGACGAAGGCGTTACGCGGTGCGAGCGCAGGATCGGACATACCTCCATTGTCACCCATCCGCGCCCGGTATCATGGCGTCACGGCGTTCCCCGCCGTCCGGAAGGAGTGCGTGTGGCCCAGGTCCTGGTGTTGACCAATGCTCCGGTGTCGGAGATGGTCCTGCCCGCGCTCGAGCTTCTCAGCCACCGCGTGCGTCAGATCCCGGCCGAGCCCGCCCAGCTGGTGAGCGCTCCCGATTACGACATCGTGATCGTCGACGGCCGTCTCGACCTGGTCGGAGCCAAGTCGCTGTGCCGACTGCTGCGCGCGACGGGGCAGGATGCTCCGCTGCTGCTGGTGGTCACCGAGGGCGGCATGAGCGCACTGTCCGGAGAGTGGGGTATCGACGACGTGCTGCTCTCCACCGCGGGACCTGCCGAGACCGACGCCCGCGTGCGCCTCGCGCTCGCGCGCCGCGACGAGGTCGCCGAGCCCACTCGCGTGCAGGCCTCGGGCGTCACGATCGACGAGCAGTCGTACTCGGCGAAGCTGCGGGGGCGCCCGCTGGATCTCACGTACAAGGAGTTCCAGCTGCTGCACTTCCTCGCGACGCACCCCTCGCGGGTCTTCACCCGCGAGCAGCTGCTCAGCGAGGTCTGGGGCTACGACTACTTCGGCGGCACCCGCACGGTCGACGTGCACGTGCGCCGACTGCGCGCCAAGCTCGGCGATCAGGAGCAGATCATCGGCACCGTGCGCAACGTGGGGTACCGGTTCAACGTCCACGACGACGAGACGGTCGCCGCCACGGTGTGACCCGGCCGCGCCCGTTCACGCGCGCGTCACCTCACGGTGCTTAGATGTACCCCATGATCGATCCCGCTCTCGCCGACGCTGGTCTCGGTGACGCTGAAGATGATGACTTCGATGCCACCGAGGCTCCTGACGCGCTGCTTCCCGACCACCGCTACCTCGATCGCGAGCTGAGCTGGCTCGCGTTCAACCAGCGGGTCCTCGAGCTTGCGGAGGATCCGTCGCTCCCCGAACTCGAGCGGGCCAACTTCCTGGCGATCTTCGCGAGCAACCTCGACGAGTTCTTCATGGTGCGCGTCGCGGGGCTCAAGCGCCGCATCGTCACCGGCCTCGCCGTGCCGACGAACATCGGGCGCTCACCCGCCGACGCGCTCGCCGACATCGCTCGCGAGGCGCACGCCCTGCAGCTGCGCCATGCGGATGCATGGAACTCGCTGGTGCGGCCGGCGCTGGCCGAGTCCGGCATCGAGATCACCGTGTGGTCCGAGCTCACCGACGAGGAGCGGGGCAAGCTCAGCGAGTACTTCGGAGCGCAGGTGTTCCCCGTCCTGATGCCGCTCGCCGTCGACCCGGCACACCCCTTCCCCTACATCTCGGGGCTGTCGCTCAACCTCGCCATCCGCATCCGCAACGCCCGCACGGGACGCCAGGAGTTCGCCCGCCTGAAGGTGCCGCCGATGCTGCCGCGCTTCGTCGAGGTGCCGGGCACGGGCGAGATCAAGCGCTTCCTCACTCTCGAGGAGCTCATCGCGAACCACCTCGGCGATCTGTTCCCCGGCATGGAGGTGCTCGATCACCACGCCTTCCGCCTCACCCGCAACGAAGACGTGGAGATCGAGGAGGACGAGAGCGAGAACCTCATCCAGGCGCTCGAGGCCGAGCTCCTGCGGCGCCGATTCGGTCCGCCGATCCGCCTCGAGATCACCGACGACATGGACGAGGTCACGATGGACCTCCTGGTCCGCGAGCTCGACATCACCGACAAGGAGATCTACCGCCTCCCCGGGCCGCTCGACCTCCGGGGTCTGTTCGACCTGTCGCGGATCGATCGCCCCGACCTGCGCTACCCGCCGCACCTGCCCACCACCGCGGTCGCCTTCCAGCCCACGGGCAGCAACACGCGCGCCGACATCTTCACCGCCATCCGCAAGTCCGACGTGCTGGTGCACCACCCGTACGAGTCGTTCACGACGAGCGTCGTGTCGTTCCTCGAGCAGGCGGCACGCGACCCGCACGTGCTCGCGATCAAGCAGACGCTCTACCGCACCTCCGGTGACAGCCCGATCGTCGAGGCGCTGATCGATGCCGCCGAGGCGGGAAAGCAGGTGCTCGCCCTCGTCGAGGTCAAGGCCCGCTTCGACGAGGCCAACAACATCGTCTGGGCGCGCAAGCTCGAGAAGGCCGGCGTGCACGTCGTGTACGGGCTCGTCGGGCTGAAGACCCACTGCAAGCTCGCGCTCGTGATCCGCGAGGAGGACGGCGTGCTGCGCCACTACTCGCACATCGGCACCGGCAACTACAACCCGAAGACGAGCCGCATCTACGAGGACTTCGGGCTCTTCACCACCGACGCGCAGGTGGGCAAGGACCTGACCCGACTGTTCAACGAGCTCAGCGGCTATGCGATCGAGAAGAAGTTCAAGCGCCTGCTCGTCGCTCCCCTGCACCTGCGCAAGGGGCTCGTGCGGCAGATCGATCACGAGCGCCGGAACGCCGAGAACGGAAAGCCCGCGAGCATCCGCATCAAGGTCAACTCGATGGTCGACGAAGAGGTGATCGACGCGCTGTACCGCGCGAGCGCCGCCGGAGTGAAGGTCGACGTCTGGGTGCGTGGCATCTGCAGCCTGCGCACCGACCTCGAGGGCATCAGCGACAACATCACGGTGCGCAGCATCCTCGGTCGCTACCTCGAGCACTCCCGGATCTTCGCGTTCCACAACGACGGCGACCCGCAGGTGTACATCGGCAGCGCCGACATGATGCACCGCAACCTCGATCGACGTGTCGAGGCGCTGGTGCGGGTCACCGACCCCGCGCACCTCAAGGACCTGCTCGACTTCTTCGACCTGGCCATGGACCCGCGCACCACCTCCTGGCACCTGGGGGCCGAGGGCGTGTGGACGCGGCACTCCGAGGATGCCGACGGCACCCCCCTCGTCGACCTGCAGGACAAGACCATGGGGTTGATCCAGCGACGTCGTCGCGCACGGTCGGTCCGATGAGCTCGCCGTCGACGGCCCAGGCGGCGCGGTCGAAGTGGACGGACAAGGCCGTGTACGCGGCCGGTGCCGTCGTCTGGCGCCTGATCGACGGCAAGCTGCGGATCCTGCTCATCCACCGCACGAAGTACCGCGACATCACGCTGCCCAAGGGCAAGGTCGATCCCGGCGAGATGCTCGCGGAGACCGCCGTGCGCGAAGTGCATGAGGAGACCGGCATCCGGGTGTCCCTCGGTGTGCCGGTCGGGGTCAGCCGCTACCACCTGCCGTCGAAGAAGCAGAAGGTCGTGCACTACTGGGCGGCCGAGGCCACGGCCGACGCCATCCGCGCCTCGACCTTCGTGCCCAATCGCGAGATCGCCGCCCTCGAATGGGTCAGCATCAAGAAGGCGCGTGCGCGCCTGAGCTACCCGGTCGACCTCGAGATCCTCGATTTCTTCGCCAACCTCGTCGACGACGGGGTGCTGCGGACCTTTCCCGTGATCGCGCTGCGTCACGCCAAGGCGCTGTCCCGCTCGGACTGGGACGGTGCCGATGCCGCGCGTCCGCTGACGGAGCGCGGCCAGCACCAGGCGTCGTCGATCGTCGGGCCGCTG
Protein-coding regions in this window:
- a CDS encoding FABP family protein yields the protein MLELPTDLPADLAPLSWLLGVWEGTGVIDYPVGDDRLQGEFTHRVSFSHDGGAFLNYAATAVLAGDDGEESIPLVAETGFWRLSRPATDADAGPALLPPRAAAVTRGVDDVEALRAPSGGFPIEVSIAHSDGMLELYLGEIAGPRIDIASDAIVRGAGAKEYGAATRMYGLVDNHLLWAWDIAALGTTMRSHASARLAKV
- a CDS encoding winged helix-turn-helix transcriptional regulator, with amino-acid sequence MAQVLVLTNAPVSEMVLPALELLSHRVRQIPAEPAQLVSAPDYDIVIVDGRLDLVGAKSLCRLLRATGQDAPLLLVVTEGGMSALSGEWGIDDVLLSTAGPAETDARVRLALARRDEVAEPTRVQASGVTIDEQSYSAKLRGRPLDLTYKEFQLLHFLATHPSRVFTREQLLSEVWGYDYFGGTRTVDVHVRRLRAKLGDQEQIIGTVRNVGYRFNVHDDETVAATV
- a CDS encoding RNA degradosome polyphosphate kinase, whose amino-acid sequence is MIDPALADAGLGDAEDDDFDATEAPDALLPDHRYLDRELSWLAFNQRVLELAEDPSLPELERANFLAIFASNLDEFFMVRVAGLKRRIVTGLAVPTNIGRSPADALADIAREAHALQLRHADAWNSLVRPALAESGIEITVWSELTDEERGKLSEYFGAQVFPVLMPLAVDPAHPFPYISGLSLNLAIRIRNARTGRQEFARLKVPPMLPRFVEVPGTGEIKRFLTLEELIANHLGDLFPGMEVLDHHAFRLTRNEDVEIEEDESENLIQALEAELLRRRFGPPIRLEITDDMDEVTMDLLVRELDITDKEIYRLPGPLDLRGLFDLSRIDRPDLRYPPHLPTTAVAFQPTGSNTRADIFTAIRKSDVLVHHPYESFTTSVVSFLEQAARDPHVLAIKQTLYRTSGDSPIVEALIDAAEAGKQVLALVEVKARFDEANNIVWARKLEKAGVHVVYGLVGLKTHCKLALVIREEDGVLRHYSHIGTGNYNPKTSRIYEDFGLFTTDAQVGKDLTRLFNELSGYAIEKKFKRLLVAPLHLRKGLVRQIDHERRNAENGKPASIRIKVNSMVDEEVIDALYRASAAGVKVDVWVRGICSLRTDLEGISDNITVRSILGRYLEHSRIFAFHNDGDPQVYIGSADMMHRNLDRRVEALVRVTDPAHLKDLLDFFDLAMDPRTTSWHLGAEGVWTRHSEDADGTPLVDLQDKTMGLIQRRRRARSVR
- a CDS encoding NUDIX hydrolase, which gives rise to MSSPSTAQAARSKWTDKAVYAAGAVVWRLIDGKLRILLIHRTKYRDITLPKGKVDPGEMLAETAVREVHEETGIRVSLGVPVGVSRYHLPSKKQKVVHYWAAEATADAIRASTFVPNREIAALEWVSIKKARARLSYPVDLEILDFFANLVDDGVLRTFPVIALRHAKALSRSDWDGADAARPLTERGQHQASSIVGPLRAFGVRKIVTSDAVRCVQTVAPLAAALDRKKVKTEAISQDAWEEGRDDLRSVVGRRVRSGKPAVLCSHGPVLPGILTELALATGTIRGSYVSSAAALEPAAFSVVHLSATNPGSGIIAIETHIPKV